cacctaccatattaagttagagtctcagatcccttacttcggctacctttgtagaccgtcAAACCCTCTGCTGtgcaaattaactttttcaatttgtccCATCCATATATTAGTCATTCTGCTTCAATACATCGACCTAAGTAATATCGACAATTCGATTAAACAAACATCAACCGATCTAACCTACAAATATCTATCattgaatcataacctcaaatattacaaCCGTTTAATTATCTTATTTAATCAGACTATTCTAATCGTAAATCACTTATTCATTTTGCGTCCTCTTCTTTCTACGGAACAAAACAGTGGGGCATTAAATGTTGAGGAATATTGCCCATGATTTATGATTGTAGTTTTGGTTTAATTGGTAAgtgtttataattatcaattttagtgcATGTTCATGCCCCTCCCAGGAGCAGAACATGACACATGGCGCCCAACTGTGTTAGCCTCTGATGAGACCCCTAGGCATGTACAGCTACACCATTagattacataattatttcactAGTACCCAgaaattttttcaaactttgGATCAATCCCAACTTGTCAAACTTAGCCTGAATATTCATCATAACAATCCTAATCAAACTAGAGGGACACAGAACCCCAATTATCAATAAGCCGTGCCCTGTATGATCAATGCGGGTAAAAGATTTGTCAACTAGTGATGAATTTTTAGGGGAGAGAAAGAACGAACTTGAGATTGAACAGATCAATTTTGTATGTGGACTGAACCACacgaaaattataaaacaagaaggtTTCGTATCCTACCTCACAAGAAATTGCTATATGTTAGTACTATATGtcctatttttattgttaatttttaatgtttatatgtttacctcGAACAATTGAAGGTCAACGTGCACTGAATTATCCTCTAGTCATCTCGCGGCACTAATCACTGTGATAAATATTTGTTGTTCACTCATCTCATCACTTACATCATTTTACACGAATTAGCATCGATTCACTTGTCTGCTCACATACTACTGAATTACTGCTTGAATTTCGTACTATTATCCGCGGATTTATTGGTTCACGATGGACAACACCAATCCAGACTCGTCTGTTTCCCATCCGGACGCACATCATTCGGAGCCAGTCACCAGCGTTGCTGCAATCCCCGATGCGTCAACCCCGCCGACCACCTCGTCTCCGCATACCGCTCCGCAGATACCTAAAACAGAAGAAACATTAGTACAGGAAGACACCCATAGACCTGCGATGACGGCACAAGAATTCGCCATTCACAGGAGAATCACGGAGAGGCTGTCTCGGATGCTAGCACAGATGGACAAGGACAGCGAAGAGAGAGCCAGGGACCGAGAAGAAAGAAACAAGGACAGAGAAGAAAGGAAACGTAAGTGGCAGGAAGAGATGGACAAGGACAGCGAAGAGAGAAAAAGGGACCGAGAAGAATGGGAGCGTAAGCAGCAGGAAGAGAGGGACAGGTACAGAGAAGAACAGAAGGAAAGGGAACGTAAGCggcaggaagagagagaaaggtaCAGAGAAGAACAGAAGGAAAGGGAACGTAAGCGGCAGGAAGAGAGAGACAAGGACAGAGAAGAAAGGAAAAGGTACAGAGAAGAACAACGAGAATGGTTCAAGcaaaaaatgagagagagtTCCCAATTAGAGAACCCAACTACAACCACTACGGAAGAGGCTGAAGCTAGATGTGCAATAATAGCAACAAAGATTGCTGACATGCTCGGTCTGGAAAAGTCAGAACATACTGGAGCAACTAAAGATGTGATCGTGAAATCGGACCAAGTCTCTAACAAACTCGGTACTACAACGGAAGAGACGTCCCAGATCACGGCGCCAGCAAGCAAATACGATACAAGCATGGGGGATAAACCTACCCAGCATGTCTATGTTGAAGCCGACCCGTATCTCGCCGAAAACCGAGAAGAGCCGGAGGACGCCATCCATCAATCCGAGGGACAGCCCAGACCGTCGACGGCTAACAACAATTCAAACCAACAACATCAAAGGGAGAACATAATAAACACCGACCCGGAACAGGACCGCAAACCGGAGAACATAGAAAAAAAGTCCAGTCCCGAGGATAATGTAGCCATGGACGTAGACCAACCCATGAAAATTGAGGAGGTGCAGAAGCCCCTAGATATGGATATAGACCTTCCCAAAACTGATGGTATTAAGCCACAGGTTGCGTCCTTCAAGGAAGATGTTGTAGTGAAGCCTCCTGAGGACGTCGTTTGTAAAAATGAGGATGTTGATGGTGAGATTAGGAGAGGTGTGAGGAAAGAGGAGGAGACTGCTAGAAGCAACTATGAGGAAGAAGTGAGAAGAGAAGAGGATAGGAGCAACTTCAGTGAAGATGTTAGGAAAATAGAGGAGAATAACCTGACTAACAACGACCAATCCTTCCAAACCTGTCTACCCCTCGAGATCACCAGCACCAAAACGGAAGGGACATCCCAGATCATGGCGCCAGCAAACAACTACAGTACAAGCATGGAGGATCAACCTACCCAGCATGTCCATGTTGGAGCCGATCCATATCCCGCCGAACACAGAGAGGAGCCGGAGGACGCCATCCACCAGTCTGAGGGACAGCCCGAACCGTCGATGGCCGGCATCACCAATCCACCGAAGACACCTCCTGTAACAGATAAAACCGGCAAACATCATAACCTGTCACATTACCACAAAACAAAAGCAACAAACTTCAAATACACACAGCTACTCTCAGAAAATAAGTGCAAGCCTACAAAGTCAGCAATACCAACATCCAAACACCAACCAAGGAGATTAATGTTTGGAAAAAGGCAGAGACACACCAGGCCTAAACAGCGACCAGCCGCCGAGAAGGAGTTTAGGACGTGGGACCAGCCATACGACTTcaggaggaataggaggaggaatCAGCATCGGAAGGCTAGGAggtggaagaagagaaggaagaaatgCACGCGCCGACGGCCCCATGCCCGTTTCAAACCGCACCGCCAGAAGGACGCACAGACAATGGACAAGAACCACTGTGAAGAAGCCTACCAGATGGACCACAATGATCGACCCCAGGATGAGGGACAGAAAGCAACTGATGGCATGCATAGGAGGCACATTAGATTTAAGCAAGCCGCTTATCTATGTGACCACCAAAATCGGAAGGATAACTGGAATAGACCCGAAAATAAAAGAAAGGAAATCATGGATTATTGTTACTGGAAGGAAAATAATATGGACTATCAGATGGAATTATTGGATATAGAAATGTGTTGTGTGAAATCGAAAAGATTAATGAGTTGTATGTGGGAAATGAAGGTACCTGATTATTGTTTGTTAAGAAATTGTAGtatgaaatggagaagaaaTGTTTTAATGTGCTGTATTATGTTTATTATCAGCGTGGCTGCGGTATTAATGAAAGGTTGTGATATTGATATGATGATGTTATTGTTAAAGATTGTGATGCTgttattgagaaaatttattgataaagtGAAGATtagtaatttgatattttttattattattgtaagcatGATGGGaaaatataaatggaaaactGGTATAAGTTGGTGTAGTAAACACGATTGGAAAGCAGTGAGGAAATGTGATTGGAAAAAATCGATGAATGGTGGtaataaaacaaacaaattatataattacaGTAATAGAGTAAAAGGAACAAGACAGATAAATATTTTGAACCGATACCTGAAATACCGGggcttcaaatttatgaaaaagaattatcaaataGGAACAAGCTTACCCAAATAATACTGAATGAGGGACGGCGGAGTAAAACTTCAAATTCAACTTCATTAAATAGCAACAACAACATAGTAAGCATAACCTGAACATGTCTCATTTCATCTCGTATTGGAGTATTTAAGAAGCCAGCATCTATTGAAAACTTATTTATCATCATTATATTACACGAAAGATCTTCAATCAAGACAACTTTAAAGAATATTCAGCTTTACTGAAGAATTTTACACCACACAACATCGTCAACACAGATCCAGTCGCAGTATCAGCCTAGCTAACCTAAGAAAAAGGTACAACAGCTACGGATGTAAACAAGCGTAATGAAAGGATAAATAAACATTAGTGGTTAGCAAGATAAGTAGGCATCAATCCAACTAGAGATGATAATGAaagtaaacaattttttatgCCTGTAATACTCACCGagtaaatattatgatattttgtCCACAACGAGGCAAGGTCGAGTTCCAACTCAAACCAAAACAAAGCTCCATGGACATTGTtacagacctggaaaagaaaattataattaaaaatgaagcCGGATAAATTTGTCCAATTAAGAATCTGTGcacaaattataaatattattaaatgaaatattgatgaTATTAAGTTATGCATTTAGCCTGAAAATACAGGAAATTGCTTCGAGATCATAAAAATCGATAGCCAGCTGTAAGCAAAAGTAGATATTAAGCAGAGGTACCAACTTCACAAATgccaaaaattgtaaaattgttcGAGGTAATATAGTATTTATAAATGTATATCATGTAAAAAACCAATGagaaaaaccaaaaataattttatgttcaTCATAATATGTCTATTTTATGTTATTGCATGGAAAAAGAATTAGATATCGACCCATAACCTCAAAGATATGAAGTCATAgttcaaaattatgaaaaagaatCGATTTGTCTAGTCTGTACCAAATTTAAGCATATAATACCTACTGATTAATGTAAAGTTAGCCAaatttaaatgttataaacGTTCTATGTCTATTTTTGTGTAAAAGCCATCCAGGACAGGCGGTATCTAATGAAAACATCAACTCAGTACACATGATTGCTCGAAGGAAAAGTAGCCGGAAATTAGCTACTCGATGTCGACTAACTGTTGAGGTCACATCTATGTTTTAAACATTGCATTGCATGGCGAAATGCCAAAAATCTATACTTTGAGGTAAATGTATCACTGTATCATTTACACTCACCTTTGTAAAGAGATCAACCTGAAAAAATCAGCTTGACTCTATCTAATTCATAGGAGACTAGAGGGACAGACCTCACTCCTAAAGGTTACTACCAATGGCCTGCGTGCCATTAAGGGGTACCTTATCACCTTAAGTTGCACCGGATGAGTCTGCGCACCATCTAGGGCACTTTGCACCCGTTTTGTGTTCGATGAACCAAAAATTTGCTCAGTTAATTGAGACCAGCTACGTAAGATAGCAGATACCGAGTCAATCATTTGGTACTTGAGTAAATCGAGCCTGCGCGCTCATAGATCCTGTTCCTGTATCATAAACCCGCCGACTCAATTTAGAGGGACTTTTTTGTGACGTACCAATGATCGTACAGccctcaaaatacaaaataaatttgttcataggctagtacaagaacggaatagcttctatcaccgtagaaacatataatcttatctgaggtcgATAGACGATCGCTATCTAACTTACCaggcaagaaataaataaatctgtaattgtatgccttccaaaaaattagtcaatggaaaaaaccatatatgtttatatgccaATGGATTAGAACGgtaaagttatatttgaaggttagtttcaaaatgtaaacataacCCCGAAACAAACCAAGGCCAGCTCattaacaagtagcaaattgagaaggcagttcaactaaacatcgatcaaagaaataatatattattaaatttttcattttatactttcgtttctaggccaaataagcccgaatatttatttatttaaactacaaagaaaaatatacttgttgaaaatatatgaacaaactagcttagccatatataacgtttgagggtcgatatactagcgtataaaaaacaatataaacaaaaaaaataggaagaaatatttatttattatgttattcgttattgttataaacatatatatcttTGTCTACTGTATCTTATACTAGCATGTCTATGTTTTATAATCATTAGCTGTTCGTTGAAACCAATTTAAAAGTatatcatcatagacgaattctattatttatgtattattataattataaaaaaactatataataatttggaacaacttcGAACCAGGAATTTCACCATatttaaagctttaaagttggacacagtgacacccccattcggcgtattggttacgtcacaggatcggaccaatcccgaattaatatgtaaatttggcaagataaaatttggagaagaaattgaagtgaaaattagaagaggaagactcgaggccattttgcaaggatcatcggtaggatgcagacctagtccacgtacctaattgtttaaaagctttaatttctgtttcatgtaacttaatcttcgttttctgttttttaaaaagttgttccaaagttcctataataattgtgatatcaagattttaaatttcatttaaataaacccctaaattatatcagtgaagtctgttcaacatttttcgccacgtggaaggacccagccggaacgatatattctacggccgaatatatttcgaaaaaccaaaaaacggaaacaaaagtctacgtaagttgtcgaatataaaaggggatccccataaatctgcgaaaattgtacagcgcataaattcgttcagttagaaaagtcatgactatagttttaagggtacaaaaacttatcataattaatttttataatattaaatacatttaactatccacgctgtacttagctaaaaggtctattttccttaggcgaaaccacaccctgagaataatttcaattgttaatttattctatttttgaatcactatttcatattaacttgttttttcttgtttaactagttcagtttatgaccctttcctAAGGGCTACtatccatttcattttgtttaattgaagaataccgaactttctatataatatttataaattaaagattcaaatctactatcaaccaatatttattttgtatctatcgaaaattattattcacataatttgttcattaatttattccatatttgctgtaacagtttatctatcagaatatatccatattaccgttttgttaaactggatttacttcattttacctccaaattcgttctttctcgactgacacacattgatcattcaggacacgtcctgttttgcaatagtcagacagtagcgagtatagtatctatcattagactatTATCTATCCTGGTGGTAAGTGGTGGTcgtttttcttatcaagtaataaattctgtcattgggagtatcccacagaatcaaatagtaaatcgactcccaccggcctgctacaccgaggtgaagtgaatcccgcatcatcagccgatcaacgttgaaaagagaggtaatagatcgtatagacaacgttagaattaaactcggtgctcgaaatatttactattttggtccagcacttcgctacataacccatagtatttatcagagacctggttcgcatggatttgccattctacctgttgtttcatacggtctaatatctttccaaattacggcacaagcattggattctggatatattgGTCATCACTTGGAGAAAAGGTTCACTCCAAAGTTACTATCTCTGTTGGATCATAGTGACAACAGGATTTATTTTCAGCAGATTCAAGTtgcactgtattttattattaaagtgaatttaattccacctcactatattatagccacctaccatattaagttagagtctcagatcccttacttcggctacctttgtagaccgtcAAACCCTCTGCTGtgcaaattaactttttcaatttgtccCATCCATATATTAGTCATTCTGCTTCAATACATCGACCTAAGTAATATCGACAATTCGATTAAACAAACATCAACCGATCTAACCTACAAATATCTATCattgaatcataacctcaaatattacaaCCGTTTAATTATCTTATTTAATCAGACTATTCTAATCGTAAATCACTTATTCATTTTGCGTCCTTTTCTTTCTACGGAACAAAACAGTGGGGCATTAAATGTTGAGGAATATTGCCCATGATTTATGATTGTAGTTTTGGTTTAATTGGTAAgtgtttataattatcaattttagtgcATGTTCATGCCCCTCCCAGGAGCAGAACATGACaccctgaaagggaaactattcattttatcctatcttttagtgaaataacaatgatttctgcgttgaataacatCTTTTTTGACAACAAGAAtcaaactctttgtgaatttagatatgacctacactttagatttatataattctattaattgaagtaatggaaattgaattacttttttcagtcagtttatgattagttgatgaaattgattatcaatgaaaaaaatattataattttattagtaaagaattagttgaatgaattgtcgatgtactgagtttttggtcaacaataatttaatattggtatttatccaatcattatttttttcagaagttatttaatttgaattaggaaatatttataagctcctatcaatttatcattcgtaacaatgaattgttcaaaacatgaatttaatcaaataaaaaaatggctcatacttctgtattcatgttcgcatgttttccacttgtgatggatagccaaaatattgtatggcgagctgcacggcgaattgtaatcgagggctctgattggctgaaaattTCAGCATTCGGAGTGCGGTGAGGCGAACAGTTAGAACAGAGCCAAGCAGCACGGCGAACGGTTCGGAGTatggtacggcgaatgattaacagctgatttttaacattatggaACATGAGCTCATGTTCactgaaaggcaagatgttcggaggaatgcgccgtttgctgcgcggttcgaagttcggttcggcatgtttggacgcacctttagttgttacaggacatttatacagatcgcaggccaaagcaacataataatctattcttctgagataattgacacatgatattctaacatatgttgtaatcattggaaagcttaaaacaatttcatcaatcggctgatcaaattgattttgcgttgattgagagcgcaagcttgccacgtgtttgttccattgttatATGCTTGGCAAGTTCGGTTCGCGCCTTCTATCATCTGTAAATGGAGTCGCATACATTCcaattagaacagagcacagaggttttttctttggttaggagtttgttgataattcttttttcaaattcaaattttattgccatcacattgaaaactttcttaatagacaacaagattacagaaacaaaatgtcaaacatatacatacatttatttgtagcacggccagaaaaagacaaacttgagtactagccgtgagtttattgaatataacttaatatataaattttttgttaatattttgtgaataaaaattacggGTTCATGAGAGATGAGAGTGTGATTCCTTATATTCtatccaaatggttattcataatatagtagtcggggtcattgcaatcaaaagttttttattctgtatggtagctaataaatttcatatgtaTTAATTGTCcttaatgtatccagtgtccataatggaagtaattgaactactcaagattaatggcttactgctccctcatagaatttatagtatttctggtgattgagcctgtctttttcagcgttgactattaataataaagcttaatttacaactagcttacccgacaaactttgtaccgccaatgtatctcatgtcacacttgactttatttggtgaatcatgaaattcatctgacaatcaatattttcatttacgtctcaatacggacttcctatatgcttagtcatgcagcattaattattccaaaaacatattattattctcaattaaatggtagtaatatctatcagtaaagttttcaattaaaaaaaagaaaggttaaatcagtgtttcaaagatgaattcaatgttttcatagctgtagattgtcgatatatggtccaggaaatatgcaatgtacgatgaatcacacagaattgcatattctttccattttaggatgaatataagctaagctaaattcaaaaaaaaaattaaattattctttcattcttcagtaattaatgaatacaatatgaacaactctctttcattaggtgaataattttttttcaacattttccagtttctcaatgataggggagtgataggtcttctaaggaaccattattaacagctggtaccaatcaactacacttcaactccaaactaccgtcttaataccagtacacaatttatcatagagtgacgtgtttattacagctggtaactttagatgccaAATCATTTTATCACaataatatgatcttgaatcatgatcatctttccgctCTTCGGTAGctgctcggccgaaaatttcgaaaacataggtctgtaaaatggattaataaataattattattagcatttttttataaatagattttcattcggctcaaacaaaagcctcgtctctaaatgaaggtagaatgataaggattcagttctgttgttttaacatttttttcgaatCACTTccaaaagttcatgtagtacctactaatgtgtttgagacacttctggcgctatcatagtttcaccactattctgttcctcAGTCCTacctcttgcagtcgttaactatatctataataattatatgaagtAAAGAGCTTcgggcttatgcacgtacgggataggaaaattatgtttgacgcatcatcacgtctgaactactggactaattaacttgaaattttgcatatagattctttattaaccaaggatggttataggcctattttcaattcttcaaaatttcattacgtcaagttttacaacagatccttgcgaagcacgggttcctgctagtagttcataagaacgttttatgaatttaattgatttatgtag
The sequence above is drawn from the Nilaparvata lugens isolate BPH chromosome 2, ASM1435652v1, whole genome shotgun sequence genome and encodes:
- the LOC120349638 gene encoding zinc finger CCCH domain-containing protein 13-like; amino-acid sequence: MDNTNPDSSVSHPDAHHSEPVTSVAAIPDASTPPTTSSPHTAPQIPKTEETLVQEDTHRPAMTAQEFAIHRRITERLSRMLAQMDKDSEERARDREERNKDREERKRKWQEEMDKDSEERKRDREEWERKQQEERDRYREEQKERERKRQEERERYREEQKERERKRQEERDKDREERKRYREEQREWFKQKMRESSQLENPTTTTTEEAEARCAIIATKIADMLGLEKSEHTGATKDVIVKSDQVSNKLGTTTEETSQITAPASKYDTSMGDKPTQHVYVEADPYLAENREEPEDAIHQSEGQPRPSTANNNSNQQHQRENIINTDPEQDRKPENIEKKSSPEDNVAMDVDQPMKIEEVQKPLDMDIDLPKTDGIKPQVASFKEDVVVKPPEDVVCKNEDVDGEIRRGVRKEEETARSNYEEEVRREEDRSNFSEDVRKIEENNLTNNDQSFQTCLPLEITSTKTEGTSQIMAPANNYSTSMEDQPTQHVHVGADPYPAEHREEPEDAIHQSEGQPEPSMAGITNPPKTPPVTDKTGKHHNLSHYHKTKATNFKYTQLLSENKCKPTKSAIPTSKHQPRRLMFGKRQRHTRPKQRPAAEKEFRTWDQPYDFRRNRRRNQHRKARRWKKRRKKCTRRRPHARFKPHRQKDAQTMDKNHCEEAYQMDHNDRPQDEGQKATDGMHRRHIRFKQAAYLCDHQNRKDNWNRPENKRKEIMDYCYWKENNMDYQMELLDIEMCCVKSKRLMSCMWEMKYARCSPNAACLEPAETTSTNVHCLPNTKHPSTLLVIRPVCEVFAECRMPGAG